A stretch of the Lactuca sativa cultivar Salinas chromosome 9, Lsat_Salinas_v11, whole genome shotgun sequence genome encodes the following:
- the LOC111884536 gene encoding 40S ribosomal protein S21-2 — MQNEEGQNMDLYIPRKCSATNRLITSKDHASVQINVGHLDESGRYTGQFSTFALCGFVRAQGDADSALDRLWQKKKVEAKQ, encoded by the exons ATGCAGAATGAGGAGGGACAAAACATGGATCTCTACATCCCAAGAAAGTG CTCTGCTACTAATAGGTTGATCACTTCAAAGGATCATGCTTCTGTTCAGATCAATGTTGGTCATTTGGATGAGTCTGGTCGCTACACTGGCCAGTTTTCCACTTTTGCCCTCTGTGGTTTTGTCAGAGCCCAG GGAGATGCCGATAGTGCCCTTGACAGGTTGTGGCAGAAGAAGAAAGTTGAAGCTAAGCAATAG